One Carya illinoinensis cultivar Pawnee chromosome 5, C.illinoinensisPawnee_v1, whole genome shotgun sequence genomic window, AACGCTACATATGGCAAAACACTCATACTaccaacaaaaatcaaaacaaactgaTTTCAATTCACTTGATATTCGAATGCCAAACCTAATTCCATTAACCACTAACTGAacacatttatattttatatgtagaCATTTATATTTCATTACTATAAACTGAAGTGAATTACTATAAACTGATTAGTCAAAAAGGTTTTTCGTCCACATAAACTAAAGTAgacatttatattttattactgTAAACTAAGTGCAATAACTGTTTCACCTTGGGGCTAATAGTATTCAACTCGAAACTAGAATACACATCCCCAACATTTAAGTTCTGCAGTTGCTCACTCATTTAGTTTGAGGCaccaaatatattatatatatacatacacatatacatatatacatatatatatatatatatatatatatcatgtgtttCCTAACTCAAGGTTTCTGTCCTACTCAACTATCAAGTAATAGAGCAAAACCAGGACAGATGACACAGTTCATCTTACCTATGCTTTATACAGATGACACAATTCATCTTACCTATGCTTTATGAAGATAATCAAAAGAAACATTTCATGTTGCAATTTCAAACAACAAGAGACACAAGAAGCATTTACACTATATGCCTATATCTATTGTTTTGAACCATCAAGCTGGCAATAAATAAGGGGCCATCACGGACAAATAAGGGGTAATACCCAATGTCAGAAAGGGTTCACCATACCATTTAGAGAAAAAAACGTTGCTGACCATACACCATACCCAATAACAATATTCTAAAATAGATAATCAAGAGCAATATCAATAGTTGCCCATAAAAATACCAAACAATTCAAGCAAATGGCAATACACGATATCAAAATACCATTtcatcctaaaaaaaaaaagtatttaccCGAAAGGCATAACTATTATGGCAGATTTGATGATCGGCAGATGCCATATACGTTAGAGCCAACCCAGTTTGTGGAGGAAATTGAAAAACCTTCTAGATGATTCGTGGAGACCCCAATTCAGTCCATTTATTTGTCCTTGCAATGCAAAAGAGGAAGTGATTTAATCGAGCTGTTGAAGATGAAATCATAATCAGAGAAGAGGGATCTATAACGACGGCACAACACTGAGAATAGAGATCCAGAAtcagagaagagggagagaagagagacttATGTTGGAGAGAACGAAAACGAAAGCAACTATTGGAGAATGCAAACGCTGGAGAGAAGGACGGACACTTGCAGGCTGAGGAAGAGCGAGGTAGCAAGAATGGGGATTATTCTGAAAATGGCTTGCGggttgaagaagaaaagggaGACGGAGAGAAGGGCGAAGCTTGGGTCGAAGAAGGGAATGGCATTTCAGgagaaagagaaatgaaatgGAGGGTTTTGGGATGAACACAGAGAAAAATCGAGAGAAACAGGAAGCGGGAGgtggaaaaatgataaaataattctttGGTCCATGTATAGTAGCTCGCCAGACATGAAGAGGAGCTAAGATTTACTGTAGCATATATGTCAAACTTCTCAAGTTTAGCTAGGCCATTGTAGATGATTTTTGaagcattttgttttaaattggaCTTGCATTGGCAAATGGctaggccattgccaatgctcttaacAACTTATAactctattttataaaattaaaaatattttttaataaaattatataattacattAGTTAATTTGAAGTGagtaataaattaattagagTGATGTTAAGCTGCCCAACAATGTCCACCGGGCGTGCTGCTAAGgcaaaatttaatttctttaatttttttatattttttatttatattttttttaatattttaaaaatatataaaaataatatcaatacactaataatcacttctttaattggtaaataaaagtaaaaaaattaaaaaaaaaattaaatacaagtaGAATCAAAATAGAAGAACAAAGTACCATTattcaattaattataaaagagttaaaattatatcattttcctttctcacaTATATCAACAACTGTGACCAGTGTCGAGATTAGACATTTTGTTAAAAAACTCTAGATTTCCCAGCAATTAACCCTCATTGCCAATAGTCCGATTAATGTACTACTCACATATTGGTTTTAAAACGCATGACGATATTTAAATCTCTGACAAAAGTCTATATTTGCCAACGAAATTATTTGCAACGATTAGGAAATCACCGGAATAGCCCATATTTCTTGTACTATATAGCGGTTAATGTTTCTATCTTGAATCGTTTATGTAAAATTAGATCTTATGTTTATTTTCATGATAAATTGTAAGATAATAACTATATGGAAAATAATAGTATGACTCTTAAATAtgtctattaatatatttttattttttattttttttaatggttaagaaagtgactattagtgaatttgtattttttttttattttttcttaatgattaagattgtttaataaatactaaaagaaaaataaaaaaaatctatttgcaatAGTGTGCATATTTGGAGTGCACATTTAGTGTGTACGCTAGCATTTtcctaactatatatatttcagtTACATCTCAGTAAAATTATCCAATTTGCCGTATACTTGTAAAAAGAGGATTCTTAAAAGCACATTTTATCAACCTTTTAGATTTCTTATGACAACTCTTATAAGGAATAATATttgtctattattatttttgtattgatatttataaaaattttgttcttAATAAAAACTAACAGGTGTTTTTAAATAAACCCATCCTTCATTCTAGTATATAAGTTAATTTAAACAAGGTTCATGCAAAATCTAGATATTTTGATACCACattaagtatataatactaGAATTGAGATCTCAAATAAGGATTTTCTTAATGAAATCCAAAAGATGAAAgttctcaattattttttatacaatatatcAACCTTAAATTATTCTTCTAATGCGTTCCATattaagaaatttaatattatataatcaagAACTTTGAggtttatattaataagtttattattctcgtcaatttaattttaattttaagtttttttagaATTTACCTGCCAAATTGAAAGAATTGTTAGGgagaataaattaattttgaaggGACCGCATAATagtaaatatatgatatatagagattaaataaaaagagGGGCCGGGGgattttgaattataaaaatcttttttatttttgggggtTGGGAGGCggatttttttccaaaacttaCTAGTGATTTTAGAAAGTGGAAACTGGAGAGTGAAAAAGGCTCGGCCCAGGGGACCAAGACCCCACAATCTAAAGAAGGCTCGTTGGACTGATAAAGCCAAGACACAGCCCTGGTGGGCCTGGCCCACCAAGAGGGAGGCCTGTCCAGCCTGGCCCAAGACTAATAAAACGCTGACATGGGTTGTTAGAGGGAACGTATCCCGGCCTATCAGCCACCTTGAATCATTACTAGCACGTCGCTTCCAGGAAATAAGTGGGAGAAGTTATTACTATCGTGCACTTGGGAAGAGGAAGTTGGGCACTATCGAGACAGGTCGAGGAGGCACCAACTCCTCAAGTCCTTAGAAAACAACTGCTACGAAGCGTGTAGGAGAGGTAACCAAGACTTCTACACTAAAGAGGGAAATGGTGGACATCATTGCAGCAGGCTGAGAGGCAACCAAAATGATAATTATGAAGTAGTAGCCATGGGAATGTGTGCCAAAAGAATAACCACAGTTATCCCCACAAAGAGAGAGACTCATCAAACTTGGCTAAGGGGCGCTGAGACAGGAGTCAGAGCTCAAGACTGCAATAATTATTGCTCTTAGGGTATCACACCCCAACGCCGCAGTAATTATTTCTCTTAAGGTATCACACCCCCTAATGGATTCACATGCACCAAGCATGAGGCGCGATGGGATAGCTCCTTTGGATGAAAGCAACAAAACTCCAAACTACCTAGTATAAAAGCCTAATCGAGATATGATCAACTCACGGAATCTTAAGCCAAGACAAACACTTCCTGAAAAGAAAACTGACTTGAGTGTCGGGGGGTCCCCTGACCACCCCCAAGCTCCCTTCTTTATTTGTGTGTTTGCAGGTCCTTTGGTACACTTCCTAGTTGTCCGATGAGTTCTTCCGCTATGTACaaaacacatccaaaatatcgGCGCCGTCTATGGAATCTCATAATAATGTGTGCTTTGTACACTGGAGGTACTTCGCAATAACCAGGGCTTGGAGGGTTTCTTTAGTAAACCAGGGATGCATTGCAAATAGAGAGGGACGAATTAGTGAAGAGATTAATAGCACAGGTGGAGGCGCTCCAAAAAGAATGAAGAATTGAAGCCAACTCACAATCAAAAGGAGGAGTCGTGTAGGATGATGGTGGAAGATGAAAAAGGGGATAGGAAAATGATGCAGCAAGAACTTTAAGAACTGCAAAATAAGTATCAAGAGATAGCCAGAAGGGTGGGAACATCCTCTTTTGTGGATTAGATTCTCGCCACCTCCAGCCTACCAAACAATGCCAATGTGATGGCAGTGTCATTATCTCTGAAATTCAGAGTTCCGCAAATAGACCTGTACAGTGGGTATCAGGACCCATTGGAGCATTTGGATACTTTCAGAGCCTGCATGACCTTGCACGGGTTCTCAAGGGTGGTTGCTTGCTGAGCGTTCCCCTTGACCTTGAAAGGTGCAGCTCAAGCTTGGTTCGCATCATTGGTGCCAAACTCTGTGCGCCACTTTGAAGATTTATCACATCTCTTCCTCATGCAGTTCATGGCCAGTTGGAAGAGATGGTGGCCTACAACCTACCTTTTGACTGTTGAACAGAGAGAGGATGAGAGTCTAAAATCGTACCTATTCAGGTTGAATAAGGAGCGAATGACAACGGACGACCAAGTTGAGAAGATCACTCTAGCAGCCCTCTTAGGAGGCATATGGCCTCGGAGTTCGTTTATGGCAGAATTGACACGTAGGACCATGAAGACATTGAGGTAGTTTATGGACCAAGTGGATGGTTTCATTAACTCTCTAGTCCCTAACCGCCCCGAGAAGAATGGAGATGGAGCAAGCCAATAAGAAGGCCAAGGCGCCAGCCCCGGCAAAACAGACAGACAAAGGTGGGCGTAATCGACAAGAGAATGGCCTGGAAAGGCCCTTACCAACCAAGGGTAGTGGACCTTGATGAGACTGGCCAGCATTAACAATAGAAGACACAAGGGACCTCTTCTTTTGCTAGGCAAATGGGTAGAGAGGAGCAGATCGATACTATCGTCTTTATAGTACAACCCATAGTACGACAGAATGTAAGACCCTGAAGGGGAGGTGAGGAGAATCACTGTGTGTGGATAGGCAAGATCACCGAGATAGGCAAGAACAAGGTTGGGATCGAGATGATCAAAGGAGGAGGCGAAGTGGCAACCCTAGGAGGTAGGATAGGCAAAGGGATCGGTGGGGTCAGTTGCACACGCACTTGTATCAGGGCCTTCGCTAGGAGAAATCCAAACCATCATAGGAGGGTTCGACCAGGGGGGACTTCTTTCGGAAGAAAGGGGCATGCAAGAAAGGTGCGCTTTCAGGAAATATATGTAGCGGAGCATAGATCGAGGAGGGTGAGTGGGACACCCCAATCATCACATTCGGAGAAGCTGACAAAGATGGGATCCTCCACCTACATGATGATGCACTGGTGGTCACAATGTTGGTTGTGAATAACACTCTTCATAGGATACTCATTGGCAATGGTAGTTCTACAGACATCTTCTTCTGGGAGGCCTTCTGCTGCATGGGAATAGATCTTGCTTGCTTGTGGCCCACACCAGTGCTGCTCAGTGGTTTTATGGGAGTCGTTGTTGAACCCATGGGGGTCATCACTCTATCAGTATTGGTAGTGGAACATCCCCACATTTCATCAATCATGGCGGATTTCATAGTGGCCAAGTCACCCTCATCCTATAACACTATCTTGGGGCGCCCTATGTTGAACAATATTAGGGCAGTGACATCAACTTATCATTTGAAGATGAAGATCCTGACGACCACAAGAGTAGGGGAggttaaaggagagcaagtcttGGAAAAGGAATGCTACATGCAGGAGCTGAAGCCTGCAAAGATGGGTGTTCATAAGGTGTAGCTCGTAGTCGAAAGTGAAGATGTCCTTACGTGGCGACAGCAAGCAGCCAGCCAGAATCCTTCCAACTGAAGGATGCATAGAGGAACGAGATGCCGAACTCTTGAAACACAGAGCACATCTAGAagttttttagttaaaaagcaTTGTATACGAATGTGCCCAAAATTGAATGAAATATGAAATCCCTTTTGATCTTTCATTTGTCTCTTTGTTTGCATTTACTTCAAACATTTCTGATGTGATCAGAAGAGCCAAGTACTATGTCTCCATGGGATTGCCTCAGTCTACGAGGCCAACGAGAAGACCAGGAGAACCAAGTATCGTGTCTCCACGGACTTACCTCAACACTTGCCTCAGTCTATAAGGTTGACGATAAGACCAAGTGAGCCAAGTACCGTGTCTCCATAGACATTCCTCATCCCTTGCCTCAGTTTACGAGGTTAAGAAGACCATGGGAGCCAAGTATTGTGCCTCCACGGACTCGCTCATCCCTTGCCTCAATATACAAGGCTAAGAAGACCAGTAGAGCCAACTACCATGTATCCACGGACTTGCTTCAACCCTTGCCTCAGTCTACGAGACTGACGAAAAGACCAGGGGAGCCAAGTACCGTATCTCCACAAACTTGCCTCAACTCTTGCTTCAGTCTATGAGGCCAAGAAGACCAAGAGAGCCAAGTACCATGTCTCCACAAACTCACTCATCCCTTGCCTCAGTCTACAAGGCCAAGAAGATCAGAAGAGCCAAATACCATGTCTCCACGGATTTGCCTCATCCATTGCCTCAGTCTACGAGGTCGACGAGAAGACTAGGGGAGCCAAGTACTGTGTTTCCACGAACTAGCCTCATCCCTTGCCCCAGTCTACGAGGCTGAGAAGATCAGGGAAGCCAAGTACTGTGTCTCCACGAACTCACTCATCCCTTGCCTCAATCTACGATGCTGAGAAGACCATGGGAGCCAAATATCATGTCTCCACGGACTTGTTCATCCCTTGCCTCAGTCTACGAGGCTGACGAGAAGATCAGGGGAGCCAAGTACCTTGTCTCCACGGACTCTCTCATCCCTTGTCTCAGTCTACAAGGCCAACAAGAAGATCAGGAGAGCGAAGCATCGTGTCTCCACGGACTTGCCTCAACCCTCGCCTCAGTCTACAAGGTCGATGAGAAGACAAGTTCAGCCAAGCACCATGTCTACGCAGACTTGCCTCAACCCTTGCCTCAGTATATGAGGCCAACGGGATGACCAGGGAGCCAAGTACCCTGTTTCTTCCACATACTTGACTTGTCCCTGACATTAGATCCACCAGGCCAACAAGTGAAAAAGTAAAGGATAAAAAGCAGCTAGGGGAGGAAACTAACATTCAAGGTAaagcaacaaagaaaaaatgaaaatttattgaTACCGGGACATAAGTCTTtacaaggaaagaaaataatgtaagaaaCTTTACAATAGTGAAACATCAACAAAAACTGAGGCACAGGAGCATCAGGATCCGGCTTAAGAGCAATAGGGTCTGGCTCAAGTGCATTGGGATCTAGATCGGAAGCATCAAATTCAGGAGGGAAGACGTCAGGAATATGTCTCTGCCCAGGGTACAACTATGCTCGAGAACGTCGGGGTTTGGAGGGAGATTGCAGGGGTCGAGGGCTCTTAAGTATGCCTCAATGGCTCTTAACACAACCAATCTCAGCTGCCTCTCTAAGAGAGGAACAACCTCCTAAACTTGAGACAGGTCGCTTCGTAGATATTCGATGATCACATTATGGGTAGCTAACCATGTCTGAGCTTCTACAACTCTTCAGATGTTTGGTCAACTCTCATTTTCTCTTGGTCGACAGCAGCTTGGGTAGCCACCAGAGAATCTTCCTGCCCTTTCAAAGCTTCTGAAAGGGACTGACAATCTTTGCCCAACTACTCAAGCCGTTGAGCCTCAAAGTTTTGATAGCCTCTCAACTTATTGTTCTCCCTTTGTAGCTGGCTTAGCGACTCCTCAAGATCCGCCACCTTTGTGGTCAACTTATCAACGAACTCCTTAGCCAAGCTCCTCGCTACCGACTCAATCAGATCATCATTGCGAGCCAACTCAAACTGGTCCTTCGCTGTAGCAAGCTCAGTTTTTAAGGCCTTCCACCAATGAAGAAGTTGCTTGATCTGCTCCTGACTCTTTGTGTGAGCAAAATGGGGTTTCACCAGCTCCACTTCCAGACACTCTTTCTCCTCCCTCTCGCCCCGAGCGCATCACAAGGCTTGCCATGCCAAGAAGCGAAGGGCTAGGTTCTCCCTCTTGACCGCTTCTTGGCCATCCACAATGAAAGTAGCCAATCGAGATGCTCCCGGtcaccaacaaaaacaaacacgAGAATAGTCAGTATAGGATACTGGATAAGAGGACAAAAAGAGTAAACAAGTGTGAGAAAACTCAGAGAATAAGTACTTGACATCTTCAACTACAACCGCAACCCTCTCTATAGGGCTAATGGCAATTTGGGAAAGAGGGTGGTTGTCTGAGGTAGGGGAAGGCTCCTCACTAGGGCTCTAAGGCTTCTCTCTCTTACTAAGGCCACGTGGACTTTCTCCCCCAGTCGTCAACCCCACGACCATCTCATTTTCAGCAGCAGGCGACCTCGTGACATTTAAGGGAGGGAGTGGAGCAGTCTTCTTCTTGGCAACAAGGTTAGGAACCGCGGCCAACTCTGGCTTGGCTTCTTCCCTTCCAGGAGTTCTCTTGACAAGCTTCTCGGCAGAAGCCACCATAAGCTCGACGATGGCGAAGGTAGAAGCAAGACCCTCTTCTGATAATTGGGCACGAGGGGACTCAAGGGGAGGCACCCTTTCTATATTTGGGTTGGGGCCTTCTACATGATCTTCAACAGCACCCTCGAAAACTTGACCTTCGACAACGGATTGCGTTGTGGATGGAGAAGATGGGATCATCTCCACATTTATCTCGGGATGAGGCACTACCAGGATTTACCGACAAGAAGTCAGTTCCAGGAGGGTCCCATAGAAATGCATGAAGAGCATATTGGTCCCCATGACAACCTGTACGAGCCTTTCAGCGCAGCTGACACCGCAGGAACCGTGATTGTGACGAGATTCATAGCCAAAGCAATTGCAAATGGAGGAGTAGCTGGTACTTCAAGAATGACAGGACTCTCTCCCTCCTGCCTCCTTGGTGGATTCGATGGATGAACAGAATGGGCTACTAGCAAGGTAGGCACAACAAGTGGTGGGCATTGTACCTCAACTACTGCTGATGATTGCCTTAAAGGAAATTGAGGAGGGGACACTATCAGCCCTCACCACCTTCACATGGAGTTTCTTCCCCTTACCTGTGAGAGGAGGGCTCGGGTAACATTTTTGAGCCGAGGTAGCTTAGGACAGCATAGGGATGACCGCGTCATCAAAGATGGTGTGACCAAGGGGAGGTAAAAATGCCATCACATTTTCCTCCGCAATGAGAGCTTCCGAGAGGACATTGATAGGATGGTTCTTCACCCATTCTTTGACCAAGGCGATACAACATAACTCTTCAGGAGAAGCCGTTGGTAATACCACTTTATCATCAAGAACTACCCCCCCATATGGCCCTGACAGGAAACTCACCGCAATTCACCTGTCTAACCGAAAATTCCTACCCTTGGCCAGACACGAAGAAAAATTTGGTAGTCCAATCTTTGACTTTGCAATAATGTTGTTCCAAAGAGACGAGGGTGTGCATTGCTCTAAAATTGCAAATGTTCCCCTCACGTTTTATGTGGTTGTGGGTCGGAAGAAATTCGCGAAGTAAGGTCAGGGTGCTCCGGGTCTGATTTCAACAAAGCTCACCGCCATAGGACGCAACAACACATTAAGATCCTCCAAGAATTTAGGTGGAGTTGAGAGGGGGCCAATCCGAGATGATCTAGTAGATTGCGAACAGGGCGAGGTAAGGGTAACCTCAAACCGCAAGAGAACATGCTAGGGAAGAGGGCAACCTTTGAGGCGTAAGCCTCGTCATCAACAGCCCCTTCATGTGGTCTAGGATCCTCAAAAACCACATTATTTAAGTCATGATAGGTGGAAGCCAGTGAGGGCAAGAACTCGAGAGTGGCTTCTAAACACCAATTGTGACCGATGTAGAATTGCCCCTCGATGAGAACCTCAGGCTGGTCTAGCTCCCCAGGAATCTTGGGTTGAACTGTCTTCTTGAGAGCCATTAAGATTGAGGTTAAGAAaactgaagaaaaaataaaggagtcaAGGAAGGAGAATAAGAAGGTTAGGGCACAAGAGAGACGATAATATGGTAAAATATGGAGAAAATGAAGGAACCATGTTTATATAGAAGGGAAGTGACAGTTAGTTTTCGGCTCACATATGTCAGACGAGGGATATGGAACGATTCAAATCCCATGAATCATGTGACGCGACTCGACGTGGAAAACCAAACAACGCATCAAGACAACTCTAAGGAGTCTAGTTGATACGCTACGCAagggaagagaaaagaagagggAAAATTAAATTCCCATTGAACTAGTTCGATGAGAATTAGCAGGACAATTGAGAGTGTGAAAAAGGTCGAGCCCAAGGGACCGAGACCCCACTATCTAAAGAAGGCCAGCCAAGACTACAGCCCTAGTGGTCCTAGCCCACCAAGAGGAGGCATGTCCAGCTTGGCCCAAGACAAATAAGATGCTGACAGGGGTTGCCAGGCGGGACATTTGCTGGTCTGTCAACCGCCTTGAATCATTACCAACACGTGGCTACCAGGAAGTGTGTGGGAGAAGTTATTACCGTCGTTCACCTTGGAAAATGAAGGCAGACGCCTTCGGGATAAGCCGAGGAGGCACCAACTCCTCAAGTCCCTAGAAAACAGCTGCTAGGAAGCGTGCAGGAGAGGTAACCACAACTTCTACACTGAAGAAGGAAAGGTGGGTGCCATTGCAGTAGGCTGAGAGGTAACTAAAATGATGGTCGTGAGACAGTAGCCGTTAGAATGTGTGCCAAAAGAATAACCACAGCTCTCCCTATGAAGAGAGAGACTCGTCGGACTTAGTTAAGGGGGCACCAAGAGGGGAGTTAGAGCTCAACGCTGCAGTAATTATTGCTCTTAAGATATCACACCTCAACGCTGCAATAACTATTTCTCTTAGGGTATCACACCCTTAACGGATTCACATACACAAAGCAGGAGGCGCAATGTGATAGTTCCTTGGAATGAAAGCAACAAAACTCCAAACTACCTAGTATAAAAGCCTAGTCGAGATATGATCAAACTCACATAATCTTAAGGTAAGACAAACACTTCCTAAAAAGGtaactgacttaagcatcggagggTCCATTGACCACCCCTAAGCTCCCTTCTTTATTTGTGTGTTTGCAAGTTCTTTGATACACCTCCTAGTTTTCCGAAGAGTCCTCTCAATACATACATAACACGTCAAAAAAAAGTTAAACGATACATTAAAGGGGTCGAGAAGGAATAGGCAACAGCAGGCAAGgatatcattattcttttaagATCTCATTGTATTAAGAAAGAATATGCAACATAACAGATTAAACCTAATTTGGttacaaatgagatgagatgagataaaagttgaaaactgAATAAACTatggttagaatataattttttttaatattatttttgttttatgatttgaaaaaattgaattatttattatattttgtttggaagtttggaaaagttataattattagatgagaagagataaaataagataaaatagtttCTGAAAATAAATCAAGCCTGCACACAGGCTCACCACTCCATTATTATTGCCTCCCTGCTATCTAACTCTAAGATTTTAACAAGAGTAcctaataatttttcaaagacaTAGGACAAACTTGGAGAGTGAGATGAGaatataattttgtgaatagtagtaagataatttGTAGATGGTAGTGAATGTTATGtgaaattttggaaaaaaagaaaaagttgaataaaaaaatattataaagttaaaatattgttaaaatgtaattttttaatattatttttatttgaaaatttgaaaaaaattgatttattttttatttgaaagtttaaaaaaattgtaatgattagtttgaaaatatttgtgtttaactagtttaagtgatatttggaaataaggtgagataaaataagatagaatTTTGATATGTAAACTTTTTCCAATACAAACTCTTAACCATCATAGGCTCCTTGTCCGGAAAAGCCTCGAGGTCGCCGATTTCTCTCTGCTTTGCAACCTCAACTATGAACTCAACTCGAAAAAGACTACACATCATCTGGCATTATCAATAATAGGGCACTGAAGAACACTCCGCTCATCATCACCACTTGAAGGCATGGCTAAATTCCAGGTAAAACTCAGGATAAATGTATAAATTGATGCGAGAAGCTGATGATACCACCAGGCATGTCTTAAAGGTGAATAAACACAAATGAGATTCTACACACAAGTcactaaattttcaaaatccgAGACAGACCGACCATCCACTAAAGTTCAATATTTGCTTATGGAGATAATTTAGTTGATTGTTCTGTTTCATGAAAGAACTACTCTGTCCAACTTTCATTTCAGCCAAAGTCTTCATTCATATTGGTTGCCAGGGGCCCTGTAAGTCAGGATAATAGTtaaaaagatgatgaataacaTTTTTCTTCATACAATGCTTTTAAAAACAGCTAGCAGCGCAAAATGAACAGATCAAAGCATCCCTGCAAGCTACAACATCAAACTacattagttttattattcatCCAATCCATAGATCAAACCCAAATCAAAATTATTCTAGAGAGAATGAAAAGTAAAATACTTTGATAGAAAGAATAAATTCTAATACATAAGTAACTAAAAAGTTACACCTGAATGTGGTAGTTTAACAaataaacaatcaaacatatacAAGGCATATACTTCCCTGCACTACCCATGTAATAACTAGTACAAAGAACTACCACAGAAGCATTACATATAAGCCTGTAATGTCCATGCTTCTACTCTCAATGAAATCATCATTAGCAATAGAACTTACATAACAAATACAACATAAAGAATACAGCGTGAAGACATCTACTTTACTAACAATTCTATAATATAAATGAATAACACAACCTGCTAGTTCATTCTACTCATCAATATTCTTCTTTGCTTCATTCATGTATTCCTCCATTTCTTTTACCCACAGGTCTGCAAACTCACAATTCTTCCAAGCCTCAAACCATGGCCCTCCCCGTGTATAATGTATCGCCTTGGGAAAAGTCATGGAATCATTCTCAAGGGCCTTGTTATGGCCCTCAAGAAAATTCCAAACACATGGTATGGAACCAATATCATCATCCTCCAGCCACTGAAACCGATGAAGAAAAGCACCCGTTTGTGTATTCACAACCTCAGGGGTCAAAACCCGGTTCTTGGGATGTCCACAATTGTAAAGCACCATGGAAGACCAATTCTTCCTAGGATATACTGTTTGCACCGCACCATCCATTTTCGTGGATTCTTTTGGGGTATAGTCATGGTGAACACACATAACTGCATATCTGTCATCGGCCAAGTCCCTCAATTCCTTAACGTCTGCCAAGTACAGAAAATCACAGTCCACAAACACTGCCCAACCCTCATAATTGGCTAAGTATGGTGTCAAGAACCGAGTAAACGAGAACTCAGTGCTCTCGACTTGGCCTCT contains:
- the LOC122308975 gene encoding protein CDI-like encodes the protein MSSSNGKVHSETCNGGNANKPFKIFVGYDSREDIAYQVCRNSILKRSSIPIEIIPIIQSDLRKSGLYWRERGQVESTEFSFTRFLTPYLANYEGWAVFVDCDFLYLADVKELRDLADDRYAVMCVHHDYTPKESTKMDGAVQTVYPRKNWSSMVLYNCGHPKNRVLTPEVVNTQTGAFLHRFQWLEDDDIGSIPCVWNFLEGHNKALENDSMTFPKAIHYTRGGPWFEAWKNCEFADLWVKEMEEYMNEAKKNIDE